A segment of the candidate division KSB1 bacterium genome:
TCTGAGGCTTTAACTAAAGTACGTTCTGCCATAAAATTAAACCCTGGGTTTGCGGAAGCCTATTTTCTAGGTGGACAACTCCGTTATAAATTGAAAGATTGGGTAAAAGCCAAATATAATTTTAAAAAAGCAGCTATTTTAAAGGGCGAGTATAGCGAAGCCAATAAATATCTGAATAAAATTAATTCGATAGAAAATGATTCTTTGACAGCACTGTCGAATATCAAAAACAATAGTGACAATGAAAGTGATATTAGCAGAAATAACAAAAGTAGTACCAATAGGTATAATGAAAGCAATATCACCAGTACGAGCGATAGTTTATCACAACCGGATTCAACCGTTCTTGCTACAAGTGTAGTAGAAGTGCCGGAGGATCCCCGGGTTACAATAACTGACACAAACTCCGGTTTAAGCCCGGTGTCTGATTCTCCTGAAACTAATCCTTATGCACCTTTAGCAGCACGGGCTTTCAATGCGAATTTCAATAACTATCTACAACTTGGCTTTTTTCTCCTAATCATAAGCTTTCTATTGGGGTGGATATTGTATCTCAAAAAAAGTCGAAAATTGCTTCAATTGAAGAGTAAAAAACTGAATAAAAATCACTTTACAGAGGTTCTCAGTAAGATCCAGGAAAATATACAGGAAAAGAAGAAACCGAAAAAATCATTTCGAAAAGTACAAAATAAGCAACCGGGAGAAAATCGGAGTATGGAGAGCTTTAATGAGGATATAAATTCACAACGATCTTTTAAAGATGAATTCAATGAAAGACCTTTAAATCCGTTACCTTATGAAGGAGATCCAACGGAAAAGGTTTGCCAGTTTTCTTCGGTGGGGTATAGTGTTGAAGAAATTGCTCGTATGCTAAACATGGGAAAAGGTGAAGTAAAGCTAATCTTAAATTTTCGGGGACGTCATAGTCCTATGACTCCGCCCGATATGAGATTTAATCTTGCTGAAACCGTTTAATGCTAAATTTTAGAACATCATGAATGGAATTGGTTTAAAAAATTTACGAAACTTTTTTGTTAAGTCGGTTTTACCGGATGTTTTTACCCAGAAATTCCAAGAAGGTGAATTAATTAAAGGGAAAATCATCCAGGCAATGTCTAAAAACGATTTCTTTATTTTAAATACAAAAGGAATAAATTTGGTTGCCCAATCTAAAATTGCACTGTTCGCCGGAGATAAAATTGTCGGTAAAGTACTTAAAAACAAATCTCAAATAGAACTGAAATTAGTTGAAGTTAATGGTAACAAAATCCATCAGAATATGACTATTTCAAGTGAAGAAATTAATTATGCGCAGCTGCCTTTGCCGGAATCCTATTTTGGTAAGAAATCATTTTTAGAAATATATCCGGATAAAGAAAATGGCAAGCGCAATGGCGGTAATCCAGCCCGTGACTCAGTTTACTTAATCATTAACAGTTCACTATTGAACCATTTGGCAATAGATTTGAAATATGAAAATGAAAATCTGGCTGGAAAAATTTGGGTTGAACAACCAAAGTTGCGAGATTTTTTATCACAAAGAGTACCCGAGCTTGAAGAGTATTTAACCGATGAAAATATTAAATCAGTAGAATTGAAAATTCTTGACATGCAAAGAGAAATTGGTTCATTTAGAAAACAATGGATTGGTTTAGCAAATTTGGATATTCGGGCATAACTTTTTATGAAATTGAGATTAATAATGTCTAAGAAAATAGTATTATTTGTAGATGATGAAATTGAGATTCTCGAAATTATAGAGGATGTCTTTAAGGACAGCCCCTTCAATGTTATCTGTGCCGAATCAGGAAAAACCGCTTTGGATTATTCAAAGAAGCATAAAATCAATTTAATCGTTTGTGATCTAATACTAAATGATATATCAGGTTTAGAGGTGTTAACCCATTTTAAAGAAAATCATCCAAATACGTATCGAATCCTTACGACGGGATACTTGGATGAAAAGCAAGAGAATTATTGCAGAGAAATCGGTGTTTTCCAAAAAATTATACCAAAACCTTGGGATATCTATGAAATTCGGGATCAAATAACAAAGGCAGTCGCTTGACATCAAAAAGGAATAAAGCCGTAGTTCTTAAATATGAACCTAAACTGCACCAGGCTCCTCAAATTGTCGGCAAGGGAGTTGGTTGCGTTGCAGACAAAATTCTTGATTTGGCTGAAGCAAATGATGTCCCTATTTTGGAAGACAATAATCTGATGCAATCTTTATATCCATTGATGGTAGGAGAAATGATACCAGAGATACTTTATCAACCTGTTGCTAAGATTCTTTCATTCATCATGAATTATCATCAGAATGAAGGATCGCAGGTTAGTTAGCATTGAATGTAAGCAGAGTTTCCTGTGTTAGGATTCATTGAATAATAGAATTGGATTAACTCATTCAAAAAAAAAGGAAGATTAATCATGTTGGGAAAAATTGAAATTCATTCATTAAAGAAGGGAGACCTGAAAAATGTATACTGAACAATATGAAGATACCGCTGTTTTAGATATAGAACAGCTAGAGTTGGATTTCTTACAAAAGAAAACCGAACCGGGTATTCGAGAGATAATTGATGAATTAAAGAAAGAAATCGGGTATAACTGGGTGTCTTATTTCAGAAAAGATCCGGTTTCCGGAGTTTTGCAGGAAGTGGAGCTTGATGAAAGGGGATTTAATCTGATCGAAACCGTAACTTTCCGAAGTGGGAGTGGCTTATCAGCCTGGGTGGCCGAGCGCCAACGGCCGGTAGTCCTGAGCTCGGTGCATAAAAGCCAAAGATTTGAGAGTAATCCGATTAAATCGTTTATGTGTTGCCCGGTAATAAGAGATGGGAACACGGTGGGCGTGATTAACTTGGGTCATGCAAAAACCAATGCGTACAAGAAGGAAACTCTAAAAATGCTGAATCATATTCTTAACGTCCAAAATATAGAAGCCCTATGTCAAAACGAATACTCGTGATAGAAGATGATGAAAACCTTCAACTGATTGCTCGTCATATTTTAACCAATGCAGGATTCGATGTGATTTCTGCAATGACAGGAGAAGAAGGATTAGAGAAATTACTCAGTAAAAAGCCGGATTTAGTAATTCTTGATAATATGATGCCCCGTAAAAGTGGCGAGCAAGTTTTCGATGAAGTAATGGACGATCCAAAGTATCGATCTGTCGGCAAAATTCCATTTATAATGCTGACTGCTAAAGAGATGAAAAGAGAAAAAATTAGGGATTTTTTGGAAAGAGGGATGGCTGCCTTTTTATCGAAACCGTTTGGTCCAAAAGAACTATTGAATGTTATTCAGAATATTCTCACAACTCATGAGATCCAAGTTAAAGAACAGCACCTGTTTAAAGTGATCAGCAAAGCAAAAGATTTTTTAAAAAATCTTGTGAATACCATCCCCGATGCTCTATTCATCGTTGATAAAGACGGCAAAATTAATTTTTACAATGGCGGACATGTAGAAGTATTGCAATATCAAATATCCGACCTGGTTGGTCAAACATTTGATTCAATCACTAGTAAAGATTCTCCGTCGCTTTCAGAATTGATTAAATTATTGGATGACAAAGATAAATTGTGTAATGTTTCACTTAATTTAAAAGATCAAAACAATAATTTAGTGCCATTTAGTTTCTCATTGGCAAAACTTTACAATCAACAGGATGAAATGATAGGCATTATTTTTATAGGTTCTGATATTTCTGAAATTAAAAGGCTTGAAAGAGAACTTGTCGAAAAAGAAAAATTGGCAATATTTTCTGAGACTGCCATAGCTATTAATCATGAAATCAATAACCCGTTAGCTCCAATTATTGGCAATGTACAACTACTTTTGGAAGATAAAATGCTGGAAGGTTCGGCACAAAAGAAATTGAAAGTCATATTTCGAAATGCAGTTAGGATCAAGGAAATCACACAAAAACTAAGGGATATTAGGCAACCCGTCCAAACCTCTTACCTTGGAGATACAAAAATGGTAGATTTGAGTGATTCGAATTAACCTATTTAGTCTCTAAATAATCTCACATTAACGCTCTTTTATGCAAAAAAGAAAACAAGTTTTTTTAAGAAAAAATTAATCTTGATATTGAATATTGAATTAATAATTTTATGATTTGAGAATAAACAGATTTTATGTTTAGTGCGATATTTGGATAATAACAACTGATTCTTTATTTTGGTTTTTGGGATCTCACATAAACAATAACTTAAAGGAAGATAGCCTTGATTGATGGAGTTCAAGTAAAAAAGTTAGTTACATATTGCGATGAGAGAGGTTTTTTTCGGGAAATCATTCGCGTTACCGATGATTTTTTTGGAGAAGGTTTTGGGCAATGGAGCGTTTCCAAAATGTACAATGGTGTAATCAAAGCCTGGCACATTCATCCAAACCAGGTGGACTGGTGGTACGTTCATTCGGGAGTTCTCAAAGTAGTTTTATATGACAAACGAGAAAACTCTTCAACGCACAAAGAACTAGTAGAGTTGTTTATGGGTGATAACCAACAAGCCCAGGTACTGAGAATCCCACATGGCGTTGCTCATGGATGTAAATGCATAAGTGGTCCGGCAACCCTGTTTTACATTACATCGAAAACTTATGATCCGGAAGAAGAAGGTCGCATACTTTATGATGATCCTGACATTGGTTACGATTGGTTAAAAGGTTCAGAGATTACCTGAACCGAAATTTGACAATCAGACGTAAATTCTTCTTTAGTACTTCAATCATTATTCTGAATGGGGCAGTTTTGTGAATAATAAAAACAAACTTAATCGACTTTACCCCTTCTAAAACTTACCTGTTAAGGCTGGTTTCCCTTAAAATCATAGCGGAAAAACAATCCTGCTAAACTACAACAACATGGAAGAAGTTGCCGGTTTGTGTAATCTGCAATACTAGGTTAAAACTAGCTATGTTCACGGATTCTCCAGTATAAATTAATAAATAACAATTAGTTATGGGATCACAAAGTTTTTAAGGAAAATGATTGAAAAGATGGCACGTTGATTGCGAAAAGATTTATGAATTGAACCATTAATAGGAAAAAATCTATGATCAAAGGAATATATACAAGTGCTGTTGGAATGCAATCAAGAATGTTGGAAGAAGAAATTTCTGCGAACAACCTTGCGAACCTGAATACCACCGGATTCAAAAAAGATACTGTTCATTTTAAAAAACTGCTTGATGGAAATATGGTTCAACTAAATTTTGATGGCAGTCAAGGCAGTTTAGCTGAATCACAAAATGTTCAGACTAATTTTGCCCAGGGAGAGTTAAAGGAAACAGGCAATTCACTCGATGTTGCACTTGACGGAACCGGATTTTTTACAGTTTTAACCGAAGATGGTGAAGCCTATACCAGGAATGGATATTTTCAATTGGATGAAGATGGACAATTGATGACAGCTAATGGATATAAGGTAATGGGGACAGCAGGCCCGATTCAATTATTTCCCGGTCAGGTTGAAATTAGAGGGAATGGTGAGATTTACCAGAATAATGCTCTTGTAGATAAATTGAAAATTGTAGATTTCCAAAAGCCTTATTCATTGCTAAAATTGGGAGAGTCGTTGTTCCAGGAGACTGATAATTCCGAAATGGTGGATGTGGGGAATACGATGTTTCGTCAAGGATATTTGGAAGAATCAAATGTAAATCCGATTTATGAAATGGTGAAATTGATTACAATTGCAAAGGCATTTCAGGCTGGTCAGAAAGCTATTCAGGCTCAAAACAACACCCTGGAAAAAGCTGTCAATTCAGTTGGAAGATTTTAAGATGAAAAAAGGAGTTTGTTTATGATAAGGGCACTTCGTTCAGCAGCAACCGGTATGTATGCACAAGAACTTTACGTTGATGTGATCGCAAATAATTTATCCAATGTGAATACGACAGGGTTTAAGAGAAGTAAAATAGAATTTCAAGATTTATTATACAGCAAAATTCAAAGTGTCGGGGCTGAAAATGATCTAACCAATGCCACAAATGTGGCAATCCAAATTGGTCATGGCACCAGGCCAATGTCAATTGTTAAGCAATTCACTCAAGGAGATATTCAAACCACAGAAAATCCTCTGGATTTTGCAATAAACGGTGACGGCTTTTTCCAAATTCAGCTAGCTGATGGCACTTTAGCC
Coding sequences within it:
- a CDS encoding response regulator, which translates into the protein MSKKIVLFVDDEIEILEIIEDVFKDSPFNVICAESGKTALDYSKKHKINLIVCDLILNDISGLEVLTHFKENHPNTYRILTTGYLDEKQENYCREIGVFQKIIPKPWDIYEIRDQITKAVA
- a CDS encoding EscU/YscU/HrcU family type III secretion system export apparatus switch protein: MTSKRNKAVVLKYEPKLHQAPQIVGKGVGCVADKILDLAEANDVPILEDNNLMQSLYPLMVGEMIPEILYQPVAKILSFIMNYHQNEGSQVS
- a CDS encoding GAF domain-containing protein, translating into MYTEQYEDTAVLDIEQLELDFLQKKTEPGIREIIDELKKEIGYNWVSYFRKDPVSGVLQEVELDERGFNLIETVTFRSGSGLSAWVAERQRPVVLSSVHKSQRFESNPIKSFMCCPVIRDGNTVGVINLGHAKTNAYKKETLKMLNHILNVQNIEALCQNEYS
- a CDS encoding response regulator; this translates as MSKRILVIEDDENLQLIARHILTNAGFDVISAMTGEEGLEKLLSKKPDLVILDNMMPRKSGEQVFDEVMDDPKYRSVGKIPFIMLTAKEMKREKIRDFLERGMAAFLSKPFGPKELLNVIQNILTTHEIQVKEQHLFKVISKAKDFLKNLVNTIPDALFIVDKDGKINFYNGGHVEVLQYQISDLVGQTFDSITSKDSPSLSELIKLLDDKDKLCNVSLNLKDQNNNLVPFSFSLAKLYNQQDEMIGIIFIGSDISEIKRLERELVEKEKLAIFSETAIAINHEINNPLAPIIGNVQLLLEDKMLEGSAQKKLKVIFRNAVRIKEITQKLRDIRQPVQTSYLGDTKMVDLSDSN
- a CDS encoding dTDP-4-dehydrorhamnose 3,5-epimerase family protein; this translates as MIDGVQVKKLVTYCDERGFFREIIRVTDDFFGEGFGQWSVSKMYNGVIKAWHIHPNQVDWWYVHSGVLKVVLYDKRENSSTHKELVELFMGDNQQAQVLRIPHGVAHGCKCISGPATLFYITSKTYDPEEEGRILYDDPDIGYDWLKGSEIT
- the flgF gene encoding flagellar basal-body rod protein FlgF gives rise to the protein MIKGIYTSAVGMQSRMLEEEISANNLANLNTTGFKKDTVHFKKLLDGNMVQLNFDGSQGSLAESQNVQTNFAQGELKETGNSLDVALDGTGFFTVLTEDGEAYTRNGYFQLDEDGQLMTANGYKVMGTAGPIQLFPGQVEIRGNGEIYQNNALVDKLKIVDFQKPYSLLKLGESLFQETDNSEMVDVGNTMFRQGYLEESNVNPIYEMVKLITIAKAFQAGQKAIQAQNNTLEKAVNSVGRF